One window from the genome of Candidatus Leptovillus gracilis encodes:
- a CDS encoding ATP-binding cassette domain-containing protein encodes MNDSCFLAAEQISYAFPNGDGRLILDRVSLEIAPGAFVVLVGPSGVGKSTLLRILGGLLPPGGGQMWTNGRPGQIHDEPGAAMPLGIVFQRDNLMPWRTVYENVALPLELQGVYGRAAHDRVGQMLDLVGLAGEAADYPAQLSGGMAQRVALARALVHKPLLLLLDEPFGALDALTRERMGQELLRIWQANPVTVFMVTHSIAEAVFLADEVLVMGRAEGEPATITHRFAIQLARPRRFEIQRTAIFQDYVTAVREAISG; translated from the coding sequence ATGAATGATTCTTGCTTTCTGGCTGCCGAGCAAATTAGCTATGCGTTTCCGAATGGTGACGGCCGTCTCATTTTGGACCGTGTGTCGCTGGAAATTGCGCCGGGGGCGTTTGTGGTGTTGGTGGGGCCGTCGGGAGTGGGCAAGTCTACGCTGCTGCGTATTTTGGGTGGGCTGCTGCCGCCGGGTGGTGGGCAAATGTGGACCAACGGCCGTCCCGGTCAGATTCACGACGAGCCGGGAGCCGCTATGCCGCTGGGCATTGTCTTCCAGCGCGACAACCTGATGCCCTGGCGCACGGTGTACGAAAACGTGGCGCTGCCGCTGGAGTTACAAGGGGTGTACGGCCGTGCTGCCCACGATCGCGTCGGGCAGATGTTGGACCTGGTAGGGCTGGCCGGTGAAGCCGCAGACTATCCGGCGCAGCTTTCTGGCGGCATGGCGCAGCGCGTGGCCCTGGCGCGGGCGCTGGTCCACAAACCCTTGCTGCTGCTGTTGGACGAGCCGTTTGGCGCGCTGGATGCCCTGACACGAGAGCGTATGGGTCAAGAACTGCTGCGCATCTGGCAGGCCAACCCGGTGACGGTGTTTATGGTGACTCACAGTATTGCCGAGGCGGTATTTCTGGCCGATGAGGTGCTGGTGATGGGCCGGGCGGAAGGGGAACCGGCGACTATCACCCACCGCTTTGCCATTCAACTCGCCCGCCCACGCCGGTTCGAGATACAACGCACGGCCATTTTTCAGGATTACGTAACGGCCGTGCGTGAAGCGATAAGTGGATAG
- a CDS encoding ABC transporter substrate-binding protein: MRTKVMVMILLLTTMLAGCAGGGGGEETAVLTQIRLPMGFIPDPQYAPLYVATNKGYYAEEGLEIEFDYSFETDGIALVGANQLPLAIVSGEQVILARAQGLPVVYVTEWFQQYPIAIVSKAAANIVTPQDLVGRRVGLPGFWGASYVGYVGLLAANGLAQTDVNASDIGFNQLESLLADQSEAVVVYINNEPVQLAARGEAVNVIEVADYIDLVANGIITNETTLANNRHLVDGFVRATLRGLADTLADPEAAFAISKQYVEGLEDGRYPVLIASMDLWRAETLGLTNAASWQRTQDILLEMGFLDAPLDNLAAAYTNDVVLGLTIDD, encoded by the coding sequence ATGCGTACAAAAGTGATGGTTATGATTTTACTGCTGACGACGATGCTGGCGGGGTGCGCCGGTGGGGGGGGCGGGGAGGAAACGGCCGTCCTCACCCAAATCCGCCTGCCAATGGGGTTTATCCCCGATCCTCAATACGCCCCTTTGTACGTGGCGACCAACAAAGGTTACTACGCTGAGGAAGGGCTGGAAATCGAATTTGATTACAGCTTCGAGACAGATGGCATCGCCCTGGTGGGAGCCAATCAACTGCCGCTGGCAATTGTCAGCGGCGAGCAAGTAATTTTGGCGCGGGCGCAGGGGCTGCCGGTGGTCTACGTGACGGAGTGGTTCCAGCAATATCCCATTGCCATCGTCAGCAAGGCGGCGGCCAACATTGTGACGCCGCAAGATTTGGTCGGCCGCCGCGTGGGGCTGCCCGGCTTTTGGGGCGCCAGCTACGTGGGCTACGTGGGGCTGCTTGCGGCCAATGGTCTGGCGCAGACCGACGTGAACGCCAGCGACATCGGTTTTAACCAGCTTGAATCGCTGCTGGCCGACCAATCGGAAGCGGTAGTGGTGTATATCAACAATGAACCGGTGCAGTTGGCGGCGCGGGGCGAAGCGGTGAATGTGATTGAGGTGGCCGATTATATTGACCTGGTAGCTAACGGTATCATCACCAACGAGACGACGTTGGCGAATAACCGCCATTTGGTGGATGGGTTTGTGCGGGCTACGCTGCGCGGCCTGGCCGATACGCTGGCCGACCCGGAGGCGGCGTTTGCCATTAGCAAACAATATGTCGAAGGGCTGGAAGACGGCCGTTACCCCGTCCTTATCGCCTCTATGGATTTATGGCGCGCTGAGACGCTGGGGCTGACCAATGCCGCCTCCTGGCAGCGCACCCAAGACATTCTGCTGGAAATGGGCTTTCTGGATGCGCCGCTGGACAACCTGGCCGCAGCCTATACCAATGATGTGGTGTTGGGATTGACAATTGACGATTGA